Below is a window of Mycolicibacterium chitae DNA.
GACGCCGCCGACGCGCTGGTGTCCTGGGGCGACGAGGAATACCTGGCCGGCCGCAACCCGCTCGAGGTGCTCGTCAGCAACCAGATGTACCTGCACCAGGTCGCGCTGGCGCTGGCCGCCGAGCGTCGGGAGAACCCGGGTGACGACCTGTTCAGCGCGCTGGTGCAGGCCGAGGTGGAGGGCGCGCGGCTGACCGACCCCGAGATCGCGGCGTTCTTCGTGCTGCTGGCGGTGGCCGGCAACGACACCACCCGGCAGACCACCAGCCACGGCATGAAGGCGCTGTGCGACTTCGGCGATCAGCGGGAGTACCTGGCCGCCGACTTCGACGGGCGCATCGGCCTGGCGGTCGAGGAGTTCGTCCGGTTCGCCAGCCCGGTGATGACCTTCCGGCGCACCGCGGCCACCGACTACGAGTTGCACGGGCAGCAGATCAAGGCCGGCGAGAAGGTCGTGATGTTCTATCCGTCGGGCAACTGGGACTCCGAGGTGTTCGACCGGCCCGACCTGCTCAACCTCGCCCGCGACCCCAACCCGCACGTGGGCTTCGGCGGCGGCGGCCGGCACTTCTGCCTGGGCGCGCACGTGGCCCGCGCGCAACTGCGGGCGATCTTCGGCGAGCTGCTGCACCAGCTGCCGGATCTCCGGGTGGGGGAGCCGTCCTACGTGGCCGGCAACTTCATCCACGCGGTCCGCAGCATGCCCGCCTACTGGTGATTTCGGCGTGATCGTCCACGGTGAGCGTGCGTGATCACGCCGAACTCACCGGGGTGAGCTCGCCCGCCAGCAGCGCCAGGATCTCTGAGCAGCCGGCGTCCAACTTGACCGTCGCCAGCTCGTCGCCGCGGGTGGGGCCGCGGTTGACGATCGCCACGGCCATCCCGCGGGCAACAGCGTGCCGGACGAATCGGTAGCCGGAGAACACCGTCAGCGACGACCCGGCCACCAGCAGGGCGTCGGCGTCCTCCACCAGTGAGTAGGCCTGCTGCACAACTTCTTTGGCGACGTTCTCGCCGAAGTAGACGATGTCGGGTTTGAGGATGCCGCCGCACTGCGGGCAGTCCAGGTAGCGGAACGCCGCGATCGACGCCGCATCGGACACCAAGGCGTCGGCGTCGGGGGCCACCCCGATGCCGCCGACGGGTTCGGCGCGCTCGGTGAACCCCGGATTGCGGGCGTGCAGTTCCTCGGCGAGCGCGGCCCGGCTCATCGTCGCGCCGCAGTCCAGGCAGATCACCCGCGCGTAGGTGCCGTGCAGGTTGATCACCGTGCGGCTGCCCGCCTTGGTGTGCAGCAGGTCGACGTTCTGGGTGATCACCCCGGCGACGACGCCGGCATCCTCGAGTGCGGCCAGCGCGCGGTGCCCGGCGTTGGGTTCGCAGGCGTCCATATGCCGCCAGCCGATGTGGTTGCGCGCCCAGTAGCGCTGCCGGAACTGCGGACCCGACAGGAACTGGGTGATGGTCATGGGGTTGCTCGGCGGCGAATCCGGGCCGCGGTAGTCCGGGATCCCCGAGTCGGTGGACAGCCCGGCGCCGGTGAGCACGGCGAGGCGTCGGCCGCTCAGCACCCCGACAAGCTCCGCCACGTCCACGCCATCGAGACTAAAGGGTGAGGGTTACGGGTACGAGA
It encodes the following:
- a CDS encoding NAD-dependent protein deacetylase, with translation MDVAELVGVLSGRRLAVLTGAGLSTDSGIPDYRGPDSPPSNPMTITQFLSGPQFRQRYWARNHIGWRHMDACEPNAGHRALAALEDAGVVAGVITQNVDLLHTKAGSRTVINLHGTYARVICLDCGATMSRAALAEELHARNPGFTERAEPVGGIGVAPDADALVSDAASIAAFRYLDCPQCGGILKPDIVYFGENVAKEVVQQAYSLVEDADALLVAGSSLTVFSGYRFVRHAVARGMAVAIVNRGPTRGDELATVKLDAGCSEILALLAGELTPVSSA
- a CDS encoding cytochrome P450, translated to MLPVDDPIDLSSRAFWSTTAVDRERSFAELRAERPVSWHPPVEDSLMPDPEDKGFWAVTRHADIVEVSRNSEVFLSGHGVLFENVPQELLEASQSFLAMDPPRHTLIRKVVHSAFTPRQVRRIEDSIKASAKDIVSELREAGSGADFVKYCSKELPLRTLADMVGIPESERVQVADAADALVSWGDEEYLAGRNPLEVLVSNQMYLHQVALALAAERRENPGDDLFSALVQAEVEGARLTDPEIAAFFVLLAVAGNDTTRQTTSHGMKALCDFGDQREYLAADFDGRIGLAVEEFVRFASPVMTFRRTAATDYELHGQQIKAGEKVVMFYPSGNWDSEVFDRPDLLNLARDPNPHVGFGGGGRHFCLGAHVARAQLRAIFGELLHQLPDLRVGEPSYVAGNFIHAVRSMPAYW